AAGAGTTAGTAGTGAGGAGTTTGATAGGACAAGAAAACGCGATAAGAGTTCGTCGAAGAACTTGCAGATAGGTGTTTCTAGAAAGAGTATCAAATCAAATGGAAGTATGACTCCTTCAAAGAGAGCTAAGTTTCAGAAGGCTGCTTCGCCTGCAACTCGGCATGTTAGTCCTTTCACTCtcaagaagagaaagaaagttaTCCCGAATTTGGCCAAGTTATTTAGTGGCAAGAAAAACACAATTACTACAGAGTTTTAAATTCCAGTCCGCAACCACTATTGCAGCCGTATGCAAAGTAAAGGATTTTGAAGCCTCGGCGAATAGAATTTCGTCACTGCTAAATTTTAGCAGCAGAGAAAAGTGAGGCCAACTTGTCTATTTGTAACTGCCATATAACTCATAAAttatgtatctggtctataagaGACAATTTACCTTTTAAGATTCAATGAATAAATTATGTATCAGGTTTATAATATAGACCTTACACATTATTTATTCAGATACattatatattcaataaatctaaaaaggtgaattgtctcttataaaaatgaccagaAGGAGTACTCAAGAACTCAtgttctttttccaattttctGTTCCTTTTTTTATAGTGTTATTCTCTCTTGGCTCTAatgtttttcattatttttgttatattcaTAAGAGTTTTGTATCTTcttcaaacttaaaatttgACTTAATATACTTGTATACTTGCAGAATTTATGAAAAGAATGATGTAGGACAAGGCTAAAggattttacatttttaatagaaatacacttttttttttttctttcttttgaacTGTATAAAATGATTGAtgattttgaccaaaaaaaaacatgattgatAATCAGAACAACTCATAAAAACTGATACCATGTGCAGTGCAGATAAGGGCTTCATTATGTGtttcaaagtaaaaaaagttCTTTGATTTGTTGTATAAATGAGAAATTTCCTTGCAGTGGAGACAATGAGCATCCTTCATCAATGCAATGGCAAACATGTACCCTTCCAATTTATAGGCATAAATAAACTAGATCACCACAGGTCAGGTGGCACCATCTTTTTGGAAAATGTATTCGGGGATCTTTTAAGTTTAACAATAGTTACAAAAATACTTATATGACTGTTAGTTGGCAGAATCTAGACTATAACTATATTGAAGACTGCAAACAAAGTTTACTAAAATGCAGACCATTGATTAAGCTTGATTAATGCTGGTAGCCATAGTAGCATGGTCGTGATCCAAATGATTCTTGTAACAGGAGCATTAAAAGGGTAACACCGTAAAAAGGGTAACACCGTAATTTATTACAAAGTTAAAGAAAtttggaacttttttttttttttaatcaaattaatttgGTACTTGGAAAAACTAAAAGATCTAACGTTAAATTTAAAACATCATATCATACATttaacctaaaaaaattatttattacaataaagaTAGATATTataccaacaatgaattattTGTCTGAGTGGTAAgtgatatacatatatatatatgtttatacgGAGttgagaaatatttttatgtgtggAGAATACTCCAATTTTGTTGTtctatttctctttttcattgtTATTCATAGCTTTATGGTTCCATAACTTTAAATAACAAACTAATTCTAAACAAATAGTCAGGGGTTCGATACCTAGCGCTTCTGTTTGGAGAAAATTCGGTGGGGAGAAGGAGAACTCATCTTGTGCGCTCCATAAGTTCTCAATAGAGATTAGTCACTGCGTTCGGTCTTGAACTTGGGCATGCAACAACGTTAAAAATCTTAGGCAGAGTTTGTCACTCATTTGAGTCCCATAAGACTCGAGAGATTAGTCTCCATAATTGCGCGCAGAAAATATTCAATTTGCACACAAAAATGGCTCAAATAAAGACAATATCCAATCAATAATTCAGctcaaatattaaatttcattttaaaataaatcgTTTGGGAGAAAGAACTCGAATTTACATTCCAACTGTTATAAATTTAACTCAAACTTTCCTTATATTTGAACTCCAAATTTTTAGAGATGTTGGAATTTAAAACATTGAAACTAGattaaaactaaaactaaaagtGCGTTAAGATTGCATAACTTGAACATTTTCTACTCTAAATCGTTTTAAGTCATGTAATTTGGTGGCTAAAAATTCAACTCTTAAAATGGATAAATGGAATGATCGAGATTCGAACCCCACCTCCTACATActtatataatacaatatcccttcaattgataaaaaaaaaatctaaatcatTTACTTTTAGTAATACCAGGTGAAAATAAAAGTActataaaaacaaaacagtaAAAAGGTAAACaatttaactaaattttaaaaaaaattgagatatgAGCGACAAAGAGAGACACTAATGAATGAGTAGAATCTGATAAATGTTGAATTGAACCTTAATTTCTCACTAGCTTCGTTTTTTGTTTGGATATGATTTTTTGGGATTGAATCTTACGAAACAAATTCTCAATCATcaaagatgatgatgatatacATATACACTCACTGATTCATATCTTCCTTCATaatatcataatcataataataatgtgACACCCAACGAACCAACTCGCTCCATTCCATTTCCAGGTAATAATCATCGtgcctctctctctctctctctctctctctctctctctctctctctctcaactcAATTCTTTCTTAATCTattttattaattcaaatttattagATCTTTTATTTCACCAGCTCTTATTTCACATTTTCAATCTCTCTTCAAACTATGGCATGGTGGGATGTAAGATCTTTCTTTCGTTTTCAAGCTATATCATCTCGTTTTCAGGTCAGcactctcttcttcttcttctttactgTCACACACCGGACACTTACACGTCTacatcgataataatttgagaaattgAAATTATTGAATATATAACTACATGTGTTATGTCGAGTGCCACTGAGTGCTACTACATAGTTTACATGTCTGAATTTCTATGATATGTTCAATAATATTGTATTCTTCTCTATACACAAGTTTTCTGAAACTGTTCACGGTATAATAACTTTATGAGCtatataaatcaattcaagTGTATTTAGTTCCACTTTTGGAGGAAACAAATTTGATTCTACAAAGTGTAATATTGGTTTTGACATGTATTACACTTTACAAGTTACTTGATACATTACCTATCCTTCCTAGTGCTTGTGTATCTTTACTTAGTGTACACCTTATGTAGAGTAGTCTAGCTTATAGTTTGTTAGAAGTTTGTTAGCAGTTTGTTAGAACTACCTTCACCTATATAAAGGTGCTTGTAACTACTTTGCTTAATCGATCAATAAAATTCCTTTCGAAGATTTCAatatgcttcttcttcttcttcttcaatctttcTCTGCGTTTTCGGTTATCTTCAACAACTTCatgatggtatcagagctcttctGAGCTCTGCTGCGCATCGCTTCGCTTCTTATGGCTCGTGGTGGTCATAACAACACTGCCGGTGGTTCAACCACCGTTCTCGTCCAAGATCCGTCGAACAATCCCGGCGATGTTTACTACGTTCATCCTCCAATGGTCCTACTTCTGTCGTGGTGAAACCTGTTCTCAATCACTCCAATTATCAAGCTTGGGCGCGATCCATGAAACGGCTCTTGGAGGTAAGAATAAGCTTGATTTTGTTGATGGAACAATTGAAGTTCCTAGTGAATTTGATCCTAATTTCAAGGCATGGAATAGATGCAATATGTTGATTCATTCATGGATCATGAATTCTGTTGATGAATCAATTGCGCAAAGTATCGTTTTCCTTGATAATGCTATTGATGTTTGGAACGAGCTTAAGGAATGTTTTTCGCAAGGTGATTACATTCGAATTTCTGAATTACAATGTGAAATCTATAGCATGAAGCAAGATTCACGCTCTGTTTCAGAATTTTTCACTGCTTTAAAGTCTCTATGGGAAGAACTCGAATCATACTTTCCTACTCGTGTATGCTCGTGTCCAATGCGTTGTATCTGTAACACTGGTATACGCAACACTAAGCATCAGCATGAAGTTACTCGATCTATTCGTTTTTTGACTGGTTTAAATGATAACTTCGATTCAGTGCGCGCTCAAATCTTGTTGATGAATCCTTTACCTGCCATTAATCGCATTTTTTCGATGATTATCCAACAAGAAAAGCACTAGGAAGGATAGGTAAATGTCAAGCATGTTGAGCTTGGAAATGAAGGAATGAAAGGATTTGGGAGGAAGAGGCTTGGTAAAGAAATCTGCAAGTCAATATTGCTAGTGGACATGTTACTTCAGGTAACTTAGTTTGCACTTTGCACAGTAGTCCTGGTCAATGGATTATTGACTCAGGTGCAAGTGATCATATTTGCTCTTCTTTCGATTACTTCAGCTCCTACAAATCTATCAAACCAATCAGTGTTAAGTTGCCTAATGGACAAGTTTCCATTGCAAATTATTCTGGTTCGGTGAAATTTTCTTCGATTTTCACCATTTCACATGTGCTTTTGGTACCTGActtcaatttgaatttgatcTCCGTTCCTAAACTTTGCCTTGATAACCATTTCCTTGTGTCTTTTGATAATGATAAATGTTTGATACAGGAAAAGAAGAACTTGAAGATGATTGGTTATGGGTGATTGATGGGTCATACTATTAAgaaagattttatatattaaactATGTAGCTGACCCCATCTTAGTGGGAAAAAAACTTGATTGTGGTtgtgtatttatgtttatagtataGCTTGTAGAAATCTTGATGTGGATGGCTGTGTATGGGTAATTCATAGGTTTTGATGTGCATCTTTAGTTTACTATTTATGTATTTAAGTCTGGCTACTGTTATATTAGTGATTACCCATATCCATGAGCGATGTTTATATTATTGTTTGTGAGAAATTCTATGATAGGCACAAACTCAAATCTATTTTCTATAGGCACACACGtaaatgattaaaattaaatcataaataatttagtcacatcaaTTGATGTTGACtatttaatttctcttttaattttatttgagttttgtaTGTGTGCCcaaatttaaaaagtttatGTTTGTGCCTATACAAGTGTTGCTCATTGTTTGTTTGCACCGTATTTTAGAGATTTATAAGCTTATCTGTAACTATCTGTGAAGCAAGGACACACCTCGGGTTAGGCGTGTCCGTGTTTGTGTCCGTGTTCATAGGTAACTATAGAAGAACAACAGGTGTATCACATTGTTTTGACATCATTTCTTGCTGATTTTGTAGTTGACACATGAATCTGCACAATGTTGTCCTTTTTCTGGCAACATTTAGTTTAATGATGTATAAAACAGATTATCGATCTGTTGTGTTCCTTTAGTTCATGGTACTATGGTCCCTCCTCCTGATAGGAGAAAATTAAGTTAATTCAGGCATGCTCTTTTCTGAGTCATGtacttaatttaatttactaaCAGCTGATTAGATTAATGAATTCTTGGCTTCTCTTTTGAACTTATCTATCTATTTATGAGAATTTTGATTCATGTGAACTAGTGCTTTATGCTTCTCTTGACCTTTTTTCTCCCTTTAGGATAGTGCCATCGTTGACTTCCCTGTCATTTATATGTTGAAAGCAGGCTGTGTAATCAGTATCTGATTGAATGCTTGGCTTACCTTTGAACactaaattcaattgttttattgatttttgGTGATTTTCCTTAGTCGTACTCATAAACCTAATTGGTGGTGATATTTCTGTTTACATGTTTGCCATGGAAACATGctcttgcatatatatatatatatatatatatatatatatatatatatatatatatatataagcatatatatatatatatatatatatatatatatatatatatatatatatatatatatatatatatatatatattgctagGCAAGGTGGAATTCTGTCTGAATAAATAGATTTCAGATCTCAGTAATATTTTAGATGGTTATGTGTTACACAAAGGTTTTGCCAGTTTCTATTTACATATTTTGCTGCATTGGTCAACTTCAATATGCCTCCCTTGTGTTATTAAAAACATGAGAAGATAGAACTTGTAAGAGATGCAAAGCAAATCAGGGTATTTTGATGAAATTTGTCCCTGAAAGTGCTTTTTTTGGGGTTACCTAGGATTTATCGAGGAGGCTGGGGTTCTCTGCTATGACTGGTGCTGACTTTTCATCCATTAATTTTCATTTGATAGACACACAGAATGATGAGGTATACACTTTAATTAAGGTTTTCTTGAATAACCACAGGACATTGTTTAGGCTTGGCCATTACTATATGGGCTCAGAGAAGATGTATATGAGTATAACTTGTTTCTAGTATTTTCTTAGAGAGGTAGTTGTGGGAGTCATACAGCCTAAAATTCATTTACAATTAACAGTAGGAGTTCTCATATGTTTGTAATCTGTATAATAACTAGCATTCACAAGTCTCTTCTCTATACTGTTTTCGTCGATCAGCAAATTAAAATCTGTTGCAAATTACAAGCTTGTACTGCATTTAGGTtcttaacaatattttttaagatcCTTGCGTGAAAGATAGGTCTTACACAACATTTGAAATTACTTTTAATTCACATATTTTGAGGGCATACGTCTATAAGTTGTTGATTGCATTATCCCTGTATTAGTATATGACGACATACAACATACTTCCAATAATGCAAATTTTGCCAGAAAATGGCTCTTATTTAATTGAGTCAAAATGGCTTATTTTATTAAGTTTGGTTGTTTACTTTGTTGTATTTAAACAATGGTTATGCTGGTGCTGATTGAAGATTGAAATCTGATAGGACCTAAACAAACCTAGAAATATGAACTGAATTAAAAGAGAAAACTCGTTTATATTGAAATGATGGACATGAACTGTTTGCCTACTGATCTCATCTTTGTTTTTTGCGAGCTCTAGGAATTCAGGCAGAGGGAAGTCCAGCTTGGCTCACACACTATGAGATCTCATGGATATACAGTTGCTGTAACACACAAGCATGATTGGATCATACTATTGCTCCTTGTATTGACTGAAATCCCGTTATACATGATCCATCCTTTTTATCGCTTTGTTGGGAAGGATATGATGTCTGATCTCAAATATCCCCTAAAGAGTAATACCGTTCCTGTCTGGGCTGTTCCTGTAAGTTTGCTGATTAAGATATAACGCATGTAAATGTATTTTTCTTCCTAAATAATTACGTTAACATTGTCATTTATTATCATGGTTAGATGCTTGCAATTGCATTGCCTATTGTGATCTTCCTTGTTGTTTATATCCGAAGGAGAGATATCTATGATCTTCATCATGCCATACTgggtaataatttttaaatacacTTCATTTGTTTGATTGCTAAGGAGCAAAACTATATTTGCTAATCTGAAACTGTTAAAGTGGATGACAATAAGTTATTTGCTAGTACAGGTCTATTATTCTCCATTTTAGTAACAGCAGTGATAACCGATGCAATAAAAGATGCAGTAGGGCGACCTCGACCAGACTTTTTCTGGAGATGTTTTCCAGATGGAAAGGATGTATGTCTTCCTCaaattttaggtttttaatTCATGTTTGTGTGAGAGATTTTCTCGTCCAAGACATATTTAATGGTTAATGACTTCTTGTTAGGTTTATGATAAATGGGGAGATGTAATTTGTCACGGTGACGAGAAAGTCATAAAGGAAGGACATAAGAGTTTCCCAAGCGGCCATACTTCATGTATGTAgcttttatattatatatggttTGTTTTTCCATGGATGAACTTGGCGTGATTAAGTTTCATGAGAAATGGATGGTGGAATTAATAAAACTCGTGCATAGCATGTTAACtcaaatatcatttcatttgttgtttgttgaaataatttcaaattatatatgcagggtCATTTGCTGGTCTAGGTTTTTTATCATTGTACTTGTCTGGAAAATTAAAAGCATTTGATCGCAAAGGTCACGTTGCAAAGCTTTGCATTATTTTTCTACCACTACTTGCTGCATCACTTGTTGGTATTTCTCGAGTTGATGACTACTGGCACCACTGGCAGGACgtgtttgctggaggtcttataGGTTAGTCCATTTTTTTGCATCTCAATTAGTTGCAACTTAACTTAGCTTACAGTTAaactgaaaaaagaaaaactacttAGCAGTGTTTGTTGGTACTTGACTATGTGAGATTTCTTCTTTCAGGGCTCGTAGTAGCTACATTTTGCTATTTGCAGTTTTTTCCTCCTCCTTATCATCCCGAAGGTATGCCTTAGTGCATATTCATTTAGTTAatgtattggaaaatgtttgatttttaagtCTTTCTATATGCATTAATATTACATTTACACATGCTTTGAACTTTTCACCTCGCGATACACCTTTTCCTTGAGGTTTCAACTCTGGACACTAATTCAAAACCAATCGCATACACCAGTTTGGGAGATATCGATACAGAGAATTTTACATCTTTGTATTGCATTATAAGGGGAGAAATAAGCACTATAGCTGTGCTTCATAATTGACATAATTTATAGCTCAATTTCCTGTCAAAACTTACCAAGTTGATGAATTTGTATCTGTTTTGAACTATGGTGACAACAATCTGATTTTATAGATATATTGTTTTTCTCTGCAGGTTGGGGTCCTTATGCTTATTTTAGGATGTTGGAAGAAACACGAGATATGGCAGGTGTTCCTAATGCTCAAAATGGTAGTCAAGAAGCTCAAGTTGCGAACCAGGAGGGACAAAGTCACCATGGGTGTATGGGGTTAACTTTAACAGGGAATCAAACGTCAGCATTAGAAGATGAACTTGAATCTGGGAGGAGATAATACAAGACACCGTTTTGCCCTTTGTAAATCGTATATCCTAGGTTTTTATTGTATGTTTTTCTACTTGGCTGTCACTACTAACTTTGAAGCatgcttctttttctttgtaaGAGTCAGATTTGGGACAACAACCTCTTTTATTTTGTGGATATGTAGAAAATCAAGTGACAAGATCCTCTATTGATCTCCTTGATAGTCAAATTGCCAATCTATTAAAATGCAATTTCATCATGAAATATAAATGGCAAATTGCTTTGGATAAATGTTTAAAAGTTTAATTTGATAAGagtaaataagataaaggacgtCAGGAATTttgccaatattttttttttacagcattgacaaaaatgtatgaaattgatatttttcaatgagtTTGAAAGAATCAAATAAACCATATGACTTGGGCATGCTCATGTGACTTTGATGGAATAAATTTCAGAACAAATTAGCCATCTCATCTCAAATTTTACAATAGATTTGGTGTGCCGCCGGAAAATCAAGTTTCCACAATTCAACAACACaagcaaaaaacaaaacatgctACTAACTATGACACACAAACACTCTTTAGATTAGGCGTGTCTGACACCCAACACTAACACATTATTCTGTTGAATTAAGAGTGTCCGGTGTCTTTGTCCGTGACTCATAGCATACTAGAACAAAAGTTTGTGAAACAAAGCCAAAAacgaaataaaataaaactgcaGCAAGACAAGACTGATCCATCATAACTGAAAAACAATAGTTTTGTTGGAATCAGAAAAACTTTTCTTAGATTTTGCAGACTTACGGGTTTGGTAATCAAAACTGTAACCAATTCCTTGACCAAAGCCATAGCCAACACCCAAGCCACAACCCATTCCAAGACCAAAAACAAGGTTGAGATGGTTGAAAGGCCACCCTCCATGTCCTATACCACCAACCAAACCGAAACCTATTCCAGCACCGCAACCGAAGCCAGCTCCAAAACCAGGACCCAACACTGATGTTTGAGGTTTGATGGGTTTGTTTCCTATGAACTTGGTTATTGAAAATTGTTGTTGGTTactgttattgttgttgttccaTGTCCATAATGAGTCAGTATCAGCTTTGGTTTCCATTTTATGAATGGCCAAAATTTGGAAAGGAAATTATTTTGTTGCTCACTTGCTGTTCCTGCTAATGGATAGGATTTCCAGCTTCTGCTCTTGTCTTGTGTATTCATTCTTTAATACTCTCTTGTCCTAAAATGATTAGTAGTAGTACATGTTTAAGaattttaaactaaaagttttacattaaaaaataaaagcttAAATACAGTTTTACCCACCAAATTGTCCCtactttataaattaaaatatagtcaAATTAATAGTATGTTATTAAAATACAGTCAAAATTACACCAatgtcttttatcttatttaattGTAATATATtggtcttttattttattttatttttcggttttagtcctttatctttcaaaatatgcacaatttaattatttctttgattaaaaaaaatactgaaataacaaatttattaataacttcatttttaaaaatattttttttatcaaaatttaaaaaatgtgtgTCACTtcacttataatttttaatataattttacaaTCTAATTAATAATATGCATTTCATTCATCCTAATAATATGTATTTAAGTctaagttatatttttattttatattttgcatttgtgatagtaaaattacaattttctttatttcatttattatttttttattaattatgtaaCATACATGAGAGTGACATCCTCACCAAAAACACAACTTATGTCCTTCATGaaaaatgattattaatttcattaacATTTTAAGATTTTCAAAGATAAGAAAggtctttctatttttttatcttgacAAAATAATCATATAACCTTTCATAGAGGTCATgcatcaaatatcaaataatctAAAATATGTTAAATCGTTTTCCTCATAAATTTCATATGTAACTAACAAAATTAGATTCTCTCTTGTTAGTACTTTGCTATATTGCAATCATCACATTTGTGATCGTTAAGGTTgcacaatttaaattttaatacaattttttaatctatttaaaataataaaataccaaaattttgggagaaatgaaattgaacaaaggtttctctatttttatttctaaaaaCATTCCTAAATTCTTTGGTAACTTTTtagtttcaaattaaaatttgaagaaGGGAGGTAAAAACATGCAAAATACATAATAATATGCATCAACTTAATACATATCACATAGTAGCTCGTAGGCTTATTATTTTAGCATTAGCATTGTGATCAAGCTAGTTAAATATTTTACAGTGATCCATAGTAGTTAATTAAGACCTAACAACATCCAAAAGGTGACTTTAGTCAAACATGCCTACGAAAACATACAAGAGTTTTAAGAGcacatatataataaatattacaGTCCAAGTAAGAACAATACTCTTAAACTCTAAGTCATAATGGTCATCAATCTTTGGGAATTCCAGAGGTAGAAGCTTGATAAGCAACATACTCTCTCATAATTCGCTCGATCGGGATATTCACCAGCTCTAAAGTCATATAAGTCACCGTTGTGCTCGTCGTTATACCATCAATCTTGACAATTTGGCGAACAAGGCCGGTGTATACCAGATTACTCATACTCTTCAGCTCCCAAATCCCCTCACACTCATCCTCATCAAGATACTCATACCTAGTGACGATTTTGGGACTGCCTTCCGGCAATGGCTGtaaaaaaatccaaacataaatagagaaaaataagataCACAAGAGATTCATTAAAAACATGTATAAGTTTGTCTTTCGACATACACACTCACAAATCATCAAATAAGAAATTATCACAACTAGAGAAAAGAATCACATAACTAATGTAGTATCTTTGAAACTTATTATTGGGAGTAATTCTCACCTCAGCTTTTCCAAATTACTTTCCTTAGCTCCAATATTATCACctaataacatatcaaaataACTTCATCTTAATTCAGTTATTCACAGTCACTAAAACTATATCttggtaattaattaattttctaaaatGTGCGGGAGTGTTAGTTTACTATTAATTCAAGTTGCTAGATTTTAgctggttaaaaaaaaattcaagttgCTAGACATGTTGATTTTTCATCAACTTTTGTTAGGTTTAAGTTCTAAATTTTgaatccgtcaaaaaaaaaagttctaaattttgaaagaaaaatctaaatgcaaataaaattaatatttccttcgattatttttggtcaagtttCCTTCaatcttaattataaataaaaatgtataaaagATGATAAATTTTTATATCTCATTTATGCTTAAAATTAGCTACAAATGGAAGTGCAAAATGCAAATAATTGATcaagacaattttatttttttttacaaaaattgatCAAGACAAAATACTTAGGCTATAAAAAATAACGGATAACTATTAAgatagcttatagcgaataagctagAAGCCGAATTTTAACTTATAATGAATAAACTAGTAGATTGAATTTATAATGCttgataaaattagcaattgaactagtttataaatattaaaatgacataaagatatatatatttaattaatatttaatttctaTCAAGTAAGATGGTAagtaaaattaaagaaaaaaaatatataaactataagttcataactacttgaaataacgtttaaaaaataaactataagctaataaaataagttataagtttttttttttttgccaaacatgttttttttgtcataaaacttataaattataatctcAAAATCTGAGATTATCAAACAGAGCCTTAGTTCAAATTCCTTATGATGGGAAAAACGCCGTATGtttctatttaatttcttaGAACTTTGTTGGATATAACATCCAACATTCAATAATTTAAACAATATTGATCTTTTAGTTTCATATCAATCGGATGAGGGAAAAAAAACTTGTGTGAATTAGTTGCACACACCAAATCCAAATCCCAAAATATTAACAATCTTTGTGTCATCACTGCAAGTCTGCATTTCTCTTCTACTCGCAATCTTGCTCATATCAATACACACCTATTGTCTTCCTCTATTTTTCTCTTTACGTGTCTACAACTCACAAGTCATCCCTAATTTTCTCTTATACAACATATTGAGGTAAACACAATTATTAGTGACTTTGCATGATTGCATCTAGAAAATAGAAATGCATGCATGAATTATTTTGTCCACCTACCTCCGATTACTTTAGCTTTAGTCTATGGCTTAACAGAAACTAGGGCGCCTTCTCACTATCCGACAATAACATTCACAGGGGGAGAAAAATCACTTAACGAGAGTATTtggatattaaataatatttttaatattttttaggaAATCAATCTTTTTACTACTTACGGTATTAGTTAGAgcccaaattataaatttgttctTAGGCTACTAAAATATCAATCGGATGAGGGAAAAAAAACTTGTGTGAATTAAGTTGCACACACCAAATCCAAATCCCAAAATATTAACAATCTTTGTCTCATCACTGCAAGTCTGCATTTCTCTTCTACTGGCAATCTTGCTCATATCAATAGTCAATACACGCCTATTGTCTTCCTCTATTTTTCTCTTTACGTGTCTACAACTCACAAGTCATCCCTAATTTTCTCTTATACAACATATTGAGGTAAACACAATTATTAGTGACTTTACATGATTGCATCTAGAAAATAGATTGCATGAATTATTTTGTCCACCTACCTCCGATTACTTTAGCTTTAGTCTATGGCTTAACAGAAACTAGGGCGCCTTCTCTCTATCCGGCAATAACATCCACAAGGGGAGAAAAATCACTTAACtcttaaaataaagaaacaacaaGTATT
This genomic interval from Trifolium pratense cultivar HEN17-A07 linkage group LG6, ARS_RC_1.1, whole genome shotgun sequence contains the following:
- the LOC123889920 gene encoding putative lipid phosphate phosphatase 3, chloroplastic isoform X3 — encoded protein: MTGADFSSINFHLIDTQNDEEFRQREVQLGSHTMRSHGYTVAVTHKHDWIILLLLVLTEIPLYMIHPFYRFVGKDMMSDLKYPLKSNTVPVWAVPMLAIALPIVIFLVVYIRRRDIYDLHHAILGLLFSILVTAVITDAIKDAVGRPRPDFFWRCFPDGKDVYDKWGDVICHGDEKVIKEGHKSFPSGHTSWSFAGLGFLSLYLSGKLKAFDRKGHVAKLCIIFLPLLAASLVGISRVDDYWHHWQDVFAGGLIGLVVATFCYLQFFPPPYHPEGWGPYAYFRMLEETRDMAGVPNAQNGSQEAQVANQEGQSHHGCMGLTLTGNQTSALEDELESGRR
- the LOC123889920 gene encoding lipid phosphate phosphatase 2-like isoform X1, with translation MAWWDVRSFFRFQAISSRFQDLSRRLGFSAMTGADFSSINFHLIDTQNDEEFRQREVQLGSHTMRSHGYTVAVTHKHDWIILLLLVLTEIPLYMIHPFYRFVGKDMMSDLKYPLKSNTVPVWAVPMLAIALPIVIFLVVYIRRRDIYDLHHAILGLLFSILVTAVITDAIKDAVGRPRPDFFWRCFPDGKDVYDKWGDVICHGDEKVIKEGHKSFPSGHTSWSFAGLGFLSLYLSGKLKAFDRKGHVAKLCIIFLPLLAASLVGISRVDDYWHHWQDVFAGGLIGLVVATFCYLQFFPPPYHPEGWGPYAYFRMLEETRDMAGVPNAQNGSQEAQVANQEGQSHHGCMGLTLTGNQTSALEDELESGRR
- the LOC123889920 gene encoding putative lipid phosphate phosphatase 3, chloroplastic isoform X4 — its product is MRSHGYTVAVTHKHDWIILLLLVLTEIPLYMIHPFYRFVGKDMMSDLKYPLKSNTVPVWAVPMLAIALPIVIFLVVYIRRRDIYDLHHAILGLLFSILVTAVITDAIKDAVGRPRPDFFWRCFPDGKDVYDKWGDVICHGDEKVIKEGHKSFPSGHTSWSFAGLGFLSLYLSGKLKAFDRKGHVAKLCIIFLPLLAASLVGISRVDDYWHHWQDVFAGGLIGLVVATFCYLQFFPPPYHPEGWGPYAYFRMLEETRDMAGVPNAQNGSQEAQVANQEGQSHHGCMGLTLTGNQTSALEDELESGRR
- the LOC123889920 gene encoding lipid phosphate phosphatase 2-like isoform X2, producing MAWWDVRSFFRFQAISSRFQEFRQREVQLGSHTMRSHGYTVAVTHKHDWIILLLLVLTEIPLYMIHPFYRFVGKDMMSDLKYPLKSNTVPVWAVPMLAIALPIVIFLVVYIRRRDIYDLHHAILGLLFSILVTAVITDAIKDAVGRPRPDFFWRCFPDGKDVYDKWGDVICHGDEKVIKEGHKSFPSGHTSWSFAGLGFLSLYLSGKLKAFDRKGHVAKLCIIFLPLLAASLVGISRVDDYWHHWQDVFAGGLIGLVVATFCYLQFFPPPYHPEGWGPYAYFRMLEETRDMAGVPNAQNGSQEAQVANQEGQSHHGCMGLTLTGNQTSALEDELESGRR